From the genome of Fusobacterium varium, one region includes:
- a CDS encoding type IV-A pilus assembly ATPase PilB, giving the protein MKNIVKNIKFENNQIFLEILKEEKLRKENYILDEKLFKNRVVQYLLEKNLIKENFFPCYVNKEKIVLIVFESLKKDILDILYIKFKLKVISLFCDKKSFLIGMEKFKKIQKYGDIEEIENIFRELQKKENKSEKNESEDIYKSLSIESPIVVKGLSAIIIHGVEREASDIHIG; this is encoded by the coding sequence GTGAAAAATATAGTGAAAAATATAAAATTTGAAAATAATCAAATATTTTTAGAAATTTTGAAAGAAGAAAAATTGAGAAAAGAAAATTACATCTTAGATGAAAAACTTTTTAAAAATAGAGTAGTACAATATCTTTTAGAAAAAAATTTAATAAAAGAGAATTTTTTTCCATGTTATGTTAATAAAGAAAAGATAGTATTAATAGTTTTTGAAAGCTTAAAAAAAGACATTTTGGATATTTTATATATTAAATTTAAGTTAAAAGTAATATCATTATTTTGTGATAAGAAAAGTTTCTTAATTGGAATGGAAAAGTTTAAAAAAATTCAAAAATATGGAGATATAGAAGAAATAGAAAATATATTTAGGGAACTTCAAAAAAAAGAAAATAAAAGTGAAAAGAATGAAAGTGAGGATATATATAAATCGCTTTCAATAGAAAGTCCAATAGTAGTTAAAGGACTCAGTGCAATAATAATTCATGGTGTAGAAAGAGAAGCGAGCGATATTCATATCGGATAA
- the Int-Tn gene encoding Integrase, whose protein sequence is MSTYKSKDEKSWETSFYYIDYQGKRKQKHKRGFRTKKEAEKWKREFLVKMTSDPTMSFQSMYDLYYEDLKVRVKYITMINKEKIFNLHILPFFKDISVSDITPLTIREWQNKLLKKDYSNSYIGGIQKYLNAFFNYAIKFHNLKSNPLKITGKAKLNKPKKEMEIWEPHEFEKFIGTFLKEDYLHRSFFSLLFYGGFRIGEVLALRLDDIDFKNSTIRVDETKTFVTKDAIINSPKTEKSNRVVDMPLSVMEILKKHIKTLYGIENRDFIYSRHQSSIRNNLRRHLKKAGLKNIRIHDLRHSHVSMLIHMGVNVVDIADRVGHDNPTTTLNTYSHMYSNNGKKIADLLENNITKVLP, encoded by the coding sequence ATGAGTACTTATAAATCAAAAGATGAAAAAAGTTGGGAAACTAGTTTTTACTACATCGATTACCAGGGAAAAAGAAAGCAAAAACACAAGAGGGGATTCAGAACAAAAAAAGAGGCTGAAAAATGGAAAAGAGAATTTTTAGTTAAAATGACATCTGACCCAACAATGAGTTTTCAGAGTATGTATGATTTATATTATGAAGATTTAAAAGTTAGAGTCAAGTATATTACAATGATTAATAAAGAAAAAATTTTTAATCTGCATATTCTTCCTTTTTTTAAAGATATAAGTGTATCTGATATTACTCCTCTAACTATTAGAGAATGGCAAAACAAACTTTTAAAAAAAGATTATAGTAATTCATATATTGGTGGAATTCAAAAATATTTAAATGCTTTTTTTAATTATGCTATTAAATTTCATAATCTTAAATCCAATCCTTTAAAAATTACTGGAAAAGCTAAATTAAATAAACCTAAAAAAGAGATGGAAATATGGGAACCTCATGAATTTGAAAAATTTATAGGAACTTTTCTAAAAGAAGATTATTTACATAGATCATTTTTCAGTTTACTTTTTTATGGAGGATTCAGAATAGGAGAAGTATTAGCATTAAGATTAGATGATATTGATTTTAAAAATAGTACTATCAGGGTGGATGAAACAAAAACTTTTGTAACTAAAGATGCTATAATTAACAGCCCAAAAACTGAAAAAAGTAACAGAGTAGTAGACATGCCTTTATCTGTTATGGAAATATTAAAAAAACATATTAAAACACTTTACGGTATAGAAAATAGAGATTTTATATATTCTAGACATCAATCATCTATTAGAAATAATCTGAGAAGGCATTTAAAAAAAGCAGGATTAAAAAATATAAGGATTCATGATTTAAGGCACAGTCATGTTTCTATGCTTATTCATATGGGTGTAAATGTAGTTGATATTGCTGATAGAGTAGGGCATGATAATCCTACTACTACATTAAATACTTACAGTCATATGTATAGTAATAACGGAAAAAAGATAGCTGACTTACTTGAAAATAATATTACCAAAGTATTACCATAA
- a CDS encoding Domain of uncharacterised function (DUF955) has translation MINIPVRVKNLVKKWGTRDPFKLCKYLGIYVTFKDLGENTKGCYQKIKGKKTIIINSTLDDFSKKVVCAHELGHGVCHSSREVQFSREYTLLPKNSIFEKQANEFSAELLVDENDDEYIYNCDIDFKILQELKNLKYKR, from the coding sequence ATGATAAATATCCCTGTTAGAGTTAAGAATTTAGTAAAAAAATGGGGAACAAGAGACCCTTTCAAATTGTGCAAATATTTAGGAATATATGTTACATTTAAAGATTTAGGAGAAAATACAAAAGGATGTTATCAGAAAATAAAAGGAAAAAAAACTATTATCATCAATTCAACTTTAGATGATTTTAGCAAAAAAGTTGTATGTGCTCATGAACTTGGACATGGAGTTTGTCATAGTTCAAGAGAAGTTCAATTTTCTAGAGAATATACACTATTGCCTAAAAATTCTATTTTTGAAAAACAAGCTAATGAATTTTCTGCTGAACTTCTTGTTGATGAAAATGATGATGAATATATTTACAATTGTGATATTGATTTTAAAATCTTGCAAGAATTAAAAAATTTAAAATACAAAAGATAA
- a CDS encoding Helix-turn-helix domain: protein METKDILKQLRFEKNLSMDELCEKLNKLYNLKITKSMISRWENGQASPNNTYLSAYAKFFNIDLNYLVGLTDTKRPLYFINPELETLNKRETLQLKELLHQNAMFFNDDSVSDDDKEKFLTALQEAFYEVKFIKQQERKNKTKK, encoded by the coding sequence ATGGAAACAAAAGATATTTTAAAACAGCTTCGATTTGAAAAAAATTTATCTATGGACGAACTATGCGAAAAATTAAATAAATTATACAACTTAAAAATTACAAAAAGTATGATTTCGAGATGGGAAAATGGACAAGCTAGTCCAAACAATACATATCTTTCCGCTTATGCAAAATTTTTTAATATAGATTTAAATTATTTAGTTGGTCTAACAGATACTAAACGACCTTTATATTTTATAAATCCAGAATTAGAAACTCTTAATAAAAGGGAAACTTTACAGCTTAAAGAATTATTACATCAAAATGCAATGTTCTTTAATGATGATTCTGTATCTGATGACGATAAAGAAAAATTCTTAACAGCACTTCAAGAAGCATTCTATGAGGTTAAATTCATAAAACAGCAAGAAAGAAAAAATAAAACTAAAAAATAG
- a CDS encoding Helix-turn-helix domain: protein MEKEKNKGYSKLKGYFVENNISQQDVAKLLEINRSTLNSKLNRNKADFTMEEARLISLKYGLDMNQFFLI from the coding sequence ATGGAAAAAGAAAAAAATAAAGGCTATTCTAAATTGAAAGGATATTTTGTTGAAAATAATATAAGTCAGCAAGATGTTGCTAAGTTATTAGAGATTAATCGTTCAACTTTAAATTCTAAATTAAATAGAAATAAAGCTGATTTTACAATGGAAGAAGCAAGGCTCATTTCTTTAAAGTATGGTTTAGATATGAATCAATTTTTTTTGATTTAA
- a CDS encoding Protein of uncharacterised function (DUF2800) encodes MAHAILSASGASRWMACTPSARLEEQFPDSTSEYAKEGTLAHELCELKVRKNLIEPMHTRTYNSKLKKIKEHELWQDEMDRHTDTYLEYIQGLLHSFSCTPAVMVEKKVDFSSYVPDGFGTADCIIIAEGVLHVIDFKYGKGVAVSAENNSQMKLYGLGAYLEYSFLYAIDKVKMTIVQPRLDEVISEYEISVTELMEWAEEIVKPLAEKAYKGEGTYIAGNHCKFCRAKATCRERARMNLEVAKFDFKEPALLSDEEVGEALKQAQDLAKWAEDLKDYALAESLKGKLIPGWKAVEGRGSRVFTDNEEALKVLMGSGIDETMLYERKQLTLAQIEKVLGPKQFKELVGNMVEKSPGKPTLVLDTDKREAISNKTTAVEDFKEEI; translated from the coding sequence ATGGCTCATGCAATATTAAGTGCATCAGGTGCAAGCAGATGGATGGCCTGCACACCTAGTGCAAGATTAGAGGAACAGTTTCCAGATAGTACATCAGAGTATGCAAAAGAAGGAACTTTGGCACATGAACTGTGTGAGCTAAAAGTCAGAAAAAATTTAATAGAACCAATGCATACAAGAACTTATAATTCTAAACTAAAAAAAATTAAAGAGCATGAATTGTGGCAGGATGAAATGGATAGACATACAGATACTTATTTAGAGTATATTCAAGGGTTGCTTCATTCATTTAGCTGTACTCCTGCTGTGATGGTAGAGAAGAAAGTGGATTTCAGTAGTTATGTACCTGATGGATTTGGTACAGCAGACTGCATTATTATTGCAGAGGGAGTTTTGCATGTAATAGATTTCAAATATGGTAAAGGGGTAGCTGTATCAGCAGAAAATAATTCACAAATGAAGCTTTATGGATTAGGAGCTTATTTAGAATATAGTTTTCTATATGCAATTGATAAAGTGAAAATGACTATAGTTCAGCCTAGATTGGATGAGGTTATATCAGAATATGAAATATCTGTAACTGAACTGATGGAATGGGCGGAGGAAATAGTTAAACCTTTAGCAGAAAAAGCATATAAAGGAGAAGGAACATATATCGCTGGAAACCATTGCAAGTTTTGCAGGGCTAAAGCTACATGTAGAGAAAGAGCAAGAATGAATTTAGAAGTTGCTAAATTTGATTTTAAGGAGCCAGCACTTTTAAGTGATGAAGAAGTAGGGGAAGCATTAAAACAGGCACAGGATTTAGCTAAGTGGGCAGAGGATTTAAAAGATTATGCACTTGCTGAAAGTTTAAAGGGAAAACTTATTCCTGGATGGAAAGCTGTAGAAGGTAGAGGTTCAAGAGTATTTACTGATAATGAAGAAGCATTGAAAGTCTTAATGGGCAGTGGGATTGATGAAACAATGCTTTATGAAAGAAAACAATTAACATTGGCTCAAATAGAAAAAGTACTAGGACCTAAACAGTTTAAAGAATTAGTAGGAAATATGGTAGAAAAATCACCAGGTAAACCTACATTAGTATTAGATACAGATAAGAGAGAAGCTATATCAAATAAAACAACAGCAGTAGAAGATTTTAAGGAGGAGATATAA
- a CDS encoding Protein of uncharacterised function (DUF2815), producing MAVINTKVVTGKVRLSFVHVFKPYAPTPDQEEKYSVTVLVPKSDTVTKAKIDAAIQLATEQGVASKWNGVKPPKIAIPIYDGDGVKPSDGMPFGDECKGHWVFTASAKKDYPPQVVDAQVNAILNQSEVYSGIYGRVSVNFFPYAFAGKKGIGVGLNNVQKLMDGEPLSGRANAAEDFGTPVEVDPITGQPI from the coding sequence ATGGCAGTAATTAATACAAAAGTAGTAACAGGAAAAGTGAGATTAAGTTTTGTACATGTTTTTAAACCTTATGCACCAACACCAGATCAAGAAGAGAAATATAGTGTAACAGTTTTAGTTCCTAAGTCAGATACAGTTACTAAGGCTAAAATAGATGCAGCAATACAGTTGGCAACTGAACAAGGGGTAGCTAGTAAGTGGAATGGGGTAAAACCTCCAAAAATAGCAATACCTATATATGATGGTGATGGAGTAAAACCATCTGATGGAATGCCTTTTGGGGATGAATGTAAAGGACATTGGGTTTTTACAGCAAGTGCTAAAAAGGATTATCCACCACAAGTAGTAGATGCTCAAGTAAATGCTATTTTAAATCAATCTGAGGTATATAGTGGTATTTATGGAAGAGTATCAGTTAACTTTTTTCCATATGCATTTGCAGGAAAAAAAGGTATAGGAGTAGGGCTTAACAATGTTCAAAAACTTATGGATGGAGAACCATTAAGTGGAAGAGCTAATGCAGCAGAAGATTTTGGAACACCTGTAGAAGTGGATCCAATTACAGGGCAACCAATATAA
- the polA_1 gene encoding DNA polymerase I, thermostable has protein sequence MKHLSIDIETYSSVDIKKAGMYKYALSDDFQILLFAYSIDFGEVKIIDLAKGEILPEVIIEALNDKNIIKHAYNAPFEWWCLNQAGYKTSIEQWRDTMFHGLYCGYTAGLGATGAAIGLPQDKKKDTTGKALIKLFCVPCKPTKKNGGRLRNLPHHEPEKWELFKNYCIQDVVTETEIYKRLSNFPVPQEEQELWVLDQKINAYGVKIDTELVKGALSINDIVTAELTEEAIQVTGLDNPNSAAQLGKWLKEKTGQDIENLQKGTVSELIGSLEDKEAVRVLEIRQELAKTSIKKYVAMEEAICPDGRIRGLLQFYGANRTGRWAGRLVQVQNLPRNYLETLDYAREIVKSQDADFLKLVYGNVSDTLSQLIRTAFVPSEGHKFVVADFSAIEARVIAWLAGEQWRQEVFATHGKIYEASASQMFGVPIELIKKGNPEYALRQKGKVAELALGYGGSSGALIAMGALDMGLEEKELPDVVRRWRNANKRITDLWYGIENAVIKLMETGETQGLKGIIFSREIDLIYDQDFLTIKLPSGRKLYYPKPHLKENRFGSNALHYFGVNQTTKKWEVQETYGGKLVENIVQAISRDCLAVTLKRLETEGLQTVMHIHDEAVIDADPNVDLNKVCELMGQPIEWAPGLLLKAAGFESGYYMKD, from the coding sequence ATGAAACATTTAAGTATAGATATAGAAACATACAGCAGTGTAGATATTAAAAAAGCAGGAATGTATAAATACGCATTATCAGATGATTTCCAAATACTTCTATTTGCTTATTCAATAGATTTTGGAGAGGTAAAAATAATAGACTTGGCCAAGGGTGAAATTCTTCCAGAAGTTATTATAGAAGCTCTTAATGATAAAAATATAATAAAGCATGCATACAATGCACCATTTGAATGGTGGTGTCTTAATCAAGCAGGATATAAAACAAGCATTGAACAATGGAGAGATACTATGTTCCACGGGCTTTACTGTGGCTATACAGCAGGATTAGGAGCTACAGGAGCAGCAATTGGATTACCGCAAGATAAGAAAAAAGATACAACAGGAAAAGCATTAATAAAGTTATTCTGTGTTCCTTGCAAGCCTACTAAAAAGAATGGTGGAAGGCTGAGAAACTTACCACACCATGAACCTGAGAAATGGGAATTATTTAAAAATTACTGCATCCAGGATGTAGTGACTGAAACTGAAATATATAAAAGATTAAGTAACTTTCCAGTACCACAGGAGGAACAGGAATTGTGGGTATTAGACCAGAAAATAAATGCTTATGGTGTGAAGATAGATACAGAGCTTGTAAAAGGGGCATTAAGTATAAATGATATTGTGACAGCTGAACTTACAGAAGAAGCTATACAAGTAACAGGTCTTGATAACCCTAACAGTGCAGCTCAATTAGGAAAGTGGTTAAAAGAAAAAACTGGCCAAGATATAGAAAACCTTCAAAAAGGAACTGTATCAGAGCTTATAGGGAGTTTAGAAGATAAAGAAGCAGTAAGAGTATTAGAAATACGCCAGGAGCTTGCTAAAACCAGTATAAAGAAGTATGTGGCCATGGAAGAAGCAATATGTCCTGATGGAAGAATAAGAGGACTATTACAATTTTATGGAGCCAACAGGACAGGAAGATGGGCAGGTAGATTAGTCCAAGTTCAGAATTTACCTAGAAATTATTTAGAAACTTTAGATTATGCAAGAGAGATAGTAAAAAGCCAGGATGCTGATTTTTTAAAATTAGTATATGGAAATGTATCTGATACTTTAAGCCAGCTTATAAGAACAGCTTTTGTACCATCAGAGGGACATAAATTTGTAGTAGCAGACTTTAGTGCCATTGAGGCAAGAGTTATAGCATGGCTAGCGGGGGAACAGTGGAGACAGGAAGTATTTGCCACACATGGAAAAATCTATGAAGCATCAGCAAGTCAAATGTTTGGAGTACCTATAGAACTGATTAAAAAAGGTAATCCTGAGTATGCATTAAGACAAAAAGGAAAAGTAGCAGAACTAGCACTGGGATATGGTGGAAGCTCAGGTGCACTTATAGCCATGGGCGCACTAGATATGGGGTTAGAAGAAAAAGAACTACCAGATGTAGTAAGAAGATGGAGAAATGCAAATAAAAGGATAACAGATTTATGGTATGGGATAGAAAATGCAGTTATAAAGCTTATGGAAACAGGAGAAACCCAAGGCTTGAAAGGGATTATTTTCAGTAGGGAAATAGATCTTATTTATGACCAAGATTTTCTGACTATAAAACTTCCATCAGGAAGAAAGCTTTATTATCCAAAACCACATTTAAAAGAGAATAGATTTGGCAGTAATGCATTACATTATTTTGGAGTTAACCAAACTACTAAAAAATGGGAAGTGCAAGAAACATATGGCGGAAAACTTGTGGAGAATATAGTACAGGCAATATCAAGAGATTGCTTGGCAGTAACTTTAAAGAGATTAGAAACTGAAGGGCTGCAAACTGTTATGCATATCCATGATGAAGCAGTAATAGATGCAGATCCTAATGTTGATTTAAATAAAGTATGTGAATTAATGGGGCAACCTATAGAGTGGGCTCCTGGATTATTATTAAAGGCTGCTGGATTTGAAAGTGGTTATTATATGAAAGACTAG